The proteins below are encoded in one region of Lactuca sativa cultivar Salinas chromosome 3, Lsat_Salinas_v11, whole genome shotgun sequence:
- the LOC111885307 gene encoding tubulin alpha chain yields the protein MRECISVHIGQAGIQVGNSCWELYCLEHGLQPDGQMPGDKTVGGGDDAFNTFFSETGAGKHVPRAVFVDLEPTVIDEVRTGTYRQLFHPEQLISGKEDAANNFARGHYTIGKEIVDLCLDRIRKLADNCTGLQGFLIFHAVGGGTGSGLGSLLLERLSVDYGKKSKLGFTIYPSPQVSTSVVEPYNSVLSTHSLLEHTDVSVLLDNEAIYDICRKSLDIERPTYTNLNRLVSQVISSLTASLRFDGALNVDVTEFQTNLVPYPRIHFMLSSYAPVISAEKAYHEQLSVAEITNSAFEPSAMMAKCDPRHGKFMACCLMYRGDVVPKDVNAAVATIKTKRTIQFVDWCPTGFKCGINYQPPTVVPGGDLAKVQRAVCMISNSTSVAEVFSRIDHKFDLMYAKRAFVHWYVGEGMEEGEFSEAREDLAALEKDYEEVGLESGDNEEDDGDEY from the exons atgagaGAGTGCATTTCAGTCCACATCGGTCAAGCCGGAATCCAGGTCGGAAACTCCTGCTGGGAGCTCTACTGTCTCGAACATGGCCTTCAGCCCGACGGACAAATGCCCGGTGACAAAACCGTCGGAGGCGGCGACGACGCCTTCAACACCTTCTTCAGCGAAACCGGCGCCGGGAAACACGTCCCTAGAGCAGTGTTTGTCGACTTGGAACCCACCGTCATCGACGAGGTCCGTACCGGTACCTACCGCCAGCTCTTCCACCCGGAACAACTCATCAGCGGCAAAGAAGACGCCGCTAATAACTTCGCCAGAGGTCATTACACAA TTGGAAAGGAGATTGTGGACTTATGTCTAGACCGGATTCGGAAGCTTGCTGATAACTGCACCGGTCTACAAGGGTTCTTGATTTTTCACGCTGTGGGAGGTGGAACCGGGTCGGGTCTCGGGTCTTTGTTACTTGAGAGGTTGTCAGTCGATTACGGGAAGAAGTCGAAACTCGGGTTCACCATTTACCCGTCGCCGCAAGTTTCAACGTCGGTGGTGGAGCCGTACAACTCGGTGCTTTCAACTCACTCACTTCTCGAACACACCGACGTTTCAGTCCTTCTCGACAACGAAGCAATCTACGATATATGCCGGAAGTCGTTGGATATTGAAAGACCGACGTACACGAACCTGAACCGGCTTGTTTCTCAGGTGATTTCTTCCCTCACGGCGTCGCTCCGGTTCGACGGAGCATTGAACGTCGACGTGACGGAGTTTCAGACAAATCTTGTTCCATACCCGAGGATTCATTTCATGTTGTCTTCATACGCGCCTGTGATATCCGCAGAGAAAGCTTACCATGAACAGTTATCAGTTGCAGAGATAACCAACAGTGCGTTCGAGCCATCTGCGATGATGGCGAAGTGTGATCCACGTCATGGGAAATTCATGGCGTGTTGTTTGATGTACAGAGGCGATGTGGTTCCGAAAGATGTGAACGCCGCCGTGGCCACCATTAAAACGAAGAGGACGATTCAGTTTGTGGATTGGTGTCCGACGGGGTTTAAGTGTGGGATTAATTATCAGCCGCCTACGGTGGTTCCTGGTGGTGATTTGGCGAAGGTTCAGAGAGCTGTTTGTATGATTTCGAATTCAACGAGTGTTGCGGAGGTGTTTTCGAGGATTGATCATAAGTTTGATTTGATGTATGCGAAGCGAGCTTTTGTGCATTGGTATGTTGGTGAGGGAATGGAGGAAGGTGAGTTTTCGGAAGCTAGAGAGGATTTGGCTGCACTTGAGAAGGATTATGAAGAAGTTGGGCTTGAATCTGGTGATAATGAGGAAGACGATGGTGATGAGTATTAG